The following nucleotide sequence is from Deltaproteobacteria bacterium.
GATCGCCGAAGGAACGCCCGAGGAGATCAGGAGCGATCCGAGGGTCATCGAGGCGTACCTGGGAGCGGACGATCGCATTGCTTGAGATCAGTGACCTAGATGTACACTACGGCGTTATTCCGGCCATAGAGGGTGTGTCCCTGAGAGTCGGCGACGGAAAGATCGTTGCTCTGGTGGGAGCAAACGGCGCCGGCAAGAGTACGACCCTTAAGGCCACGGTGGGTGTGCTCCGCCCTAAGAAGGGTACCATCCTATACGATGGGGTAGATGTGACCGGACTCTCGGCGGACAAACGGGTGAGGATGGGCATTGTCCTGGTACCCGAGGGAAGACAGATCTTCACCACTCTGACGGTCAAGGAAAACCTCGTCATAGGAGCCTATCACAGGCGGGATACCGAGGGGATCAAGAAGGATATGCAATGGATATACGATCTTTTCCCCGTGCTGAAAGAGAGGGAATCCCAGCTGGCCGGTACTCTGAGTGGAGGTGAGCAGCAGATGCTTGCCTTTGGGAGAGGGCTGATGAGCCAGCCCAAACTGCTTCTTCTGGACGAACCCTCTCTGGGCCTTGCCCCCCTGACCGTCAGGGGTGTCTATGATGCCATCCAGAAAATACTGGGGGCCGGCCTCACGATCCTCCTTGTGGAGCAGAACGTCAATATCGCACTCCGACTGGCCACCTATGTGTACGTCATGGAGGCGGGACGGATTGCAATGCAGGGCCGCCCAGAAGAGATAATGGAAAACGAGGACATCAAGAAGGCTTATCTCGGTGGTTGATCCATGTATGCATCAGGCTACATTGCACAGCAGGTATTGAACGGGACCGTCTTGGGCAGCATGTACGCGTTGCTGGCCCTTGGAATGACAGTGATTTACGGCATCCTGAGGCTGATCAATTTCGCCCACGGAGCGGTGATAACCATCGGCGCCTTCTGCTTCTACGTGCTCTTTGTCTCGCTCCACCTCCCCTTTCTGGCTGCGATAGCCCTGGTGGTCATATTCGGCGGCATCACCGGGATCCTCCTCGACCTGGTAGCGTACAGGAAGATCAGGGGAGGTCCTGAGGTCGCACTTCTGATCACCTCTCTCGGTTTCTACATCTTCATAGAAAACCTGGTGAAGATGCTGGCTTCGCCGCAGCCGTATGCGTTCCGGCCTCCCCCTTTCCTGAGCCAAGTCAACCAGACCGCGGGAGGGGTTACCTTCCTCACGATCGATATATTCATCCTACTGGTCTCTGTGGGCATCATGGTCTTTTTCGCCCTCTTCGTGAAGAAGACAAAGGTAGGTATCGCCATGAGAGCCATCGCAGAGAGCGGAGAGACGGCCAGATTAGTGGGCATCGATATCAATCGGGTGATCGGCCTTGCCTTTGTCCTGGCATCGGCCATTGCGGCCATAACGGGGTTCATGTGGGGCGGAAAATACGGGCAGATATCCTACGCCATGGGGTTCATGGCCGGGGTCAAAGCCTTCGTGGCCGTGGTGATCGGAGGTATTGGCAGTATTCCGGGGGCCATGGTGGGGGGCTATGTACTGGGCATCGCAGAGACCTTCTCAGTAGCCCTGCTTCCCCCTGGCTATGCCGAATACAGGGATGGAATAGTCTTTGCCATACTGATACTCGTCTTACTCCTCAAACCCTCTGGGATCATGGGCGAAAGAGCGAAGGTATGAACAACAGGACTACCGCAAGAGAACGAAAAGCGATCCCGGGCCACTTCAAAGCCCTTCTCGCCATTGTTCTGTTCTTCCTCTTGCTGGGCGGCGCCCATCTCGTGCTCAGCCGATACCTCATGTACATCATCTCTGTGATGGGCATCTACATAATCGCCACAGTGAGTCTGAACTTGACCAACGGATACGCCGGCCTTTTCTCCCTGGGACACGCCGGGTTCATGGCCATAGGGGCTTACGCCTCGACTCTCCTGACGTTCCCCGTCTCCCTGAGGCAGGCCTATGATCTCCCCCTCCTCCCGGCACTGCTCGGGGGGCAGGGCTATCAGTGGCCTTTTCTGCCGGCCATCCTCGTTGCCGGGATCCTCGCGGCCTTCGGAGCGGTCCTCATAGGCGCCCCGGTCCTGAGGCTGAGGGGGCACTATCTGGCCGTTGCGACCCTGGGATTCATGGTCATCATCACTACCATGGCCAAGACCCTGAAATGGCTTACCAGGGGTTCGGCGGGAATCCAGGTGATCCCGCACTATACGAATGTCTGGTGGGTGTATGTGTGGGCTCTTATCACGGTCTATGTGATCTGGAGAATCATAAATTCCTCCTATGGACGGGCCATGATGGCCATAAGGGACGACGAGACGGCTGCCCAGTCACAGGGGATAAATCTGGTGAAGTACAAACTCCTGTCCTTCGTTATCGGGGCCTTCTTCGCGGGGGTGGCCGGAGGGCTCTACGCCCACCTTGCCAGAGCCATCCGGCCCTATGAGTTTTCGTTTACCATGACTTTCGAAATCGTTATCATGCTTGTCATAGGCGGTGCCGGTACCATGATCGGCCCCGTGGTGGGAGCCGCGCTGCTCATCACCCTAGGTTACGCCCTCAAGCCTCTCGAGGAGAGCCTCAGACTCTACGGCCTGATTGAGTTGGTCTATGCGAGCCTCTTGATCGTGATCATGTTGTGGAGGCCACAGGGGATAGTGGGAGGGAATCTGACCCTTCAAGGTCTCGGGCAGTGGTTCAGGCGCCTGCTCGGATCCACAGGAGAAAGGCACAAAGGTACCTTGCCGGATCCCCCGTGATGGGGAATGCTTGGAACGAAGGGTCAAGGATTCTCGGGTCGGCCGGTGAGAGGAGAGAGGGACATCACGGCAGATTCCCCCCCTGCCTGTTGTTCCAGGTCGACGCGTTCAGGCTACTCTCTTGTGTATCTCCAGTTCTGTTTCTCCATCCTTTTGACAAATCCCACAAGATAATCGACCAGAACTTCCTTCATCTTTCTGCCCTTCTCAGCAGTACCCTTTTCAGGGGCACCTGTTGCACCCAAGTCGGTCAATTCCTGGAAATTCCAGATCAACTTCACATTTGGATCCATGTCCGGTATCCTGCCCTTTGCCCGACTCGGATCACAGAGCTCCGGAAAGATCGCCAAACCGATGGACATCTCTCCCTCTCCCCCGTGGCCGAGGCCGTTCCAGACCTCAAAGGTGTCCTCAGGCAAGAGATTCCCGGCAGTCACCCACCAGGCGTCAAGTACGGCAAGACCCATGTCCGGATATTCGAGCTTGATATCCCGGGCGGCCACTTCGATAGGGGGGATATTGCCGTCGTGCCCATTGATGATGAGGACTTTCCTTATGCCCCAGTAAATCAACGACTCGAGGACGTCCCTGATCACCCTGGTCAGGGTATCGTTGGAGAGGCTGATACACATGGGCTTGTGCCGGTAGTGCAGGCTCATTCCGTACCACACGGGCGGGGCCACTACGGTCTTGTCCAGGCGGCTCGCCACCTCCAGAGCAATTTCGTAAGAGACGAAGGTGTCGCATCCGAAGGGCAGGTGCTCCCCGTGGCTCTCGGTCGAACCCACGGCCAGGATGGCCTTGTCGATTCCGGCTTCTTGGAAGGAATGCTGGTTGTGCTCCTCGAGCTTGATGGGATTCATGATGATACCTCCTCTCTGTCGGGTATGAGATCTGGATTGACTCTCTCTGGGTCCCCTCTCCTCGCTCAATACGTCTCTGGAGCTTCCTCACTTTTCGAGCAAGGATTCTTACCGGGGGTCGGTTGGTCGTAACCGAAAAACGCCGGTTCCCCTCGATGGGTACCCCACCTCTTCCGCAGTGTCGCTCGGGGACAGGGACCTTATTCAAAAGTCAGGAACGCCCGATACATCTCCCCTTGACGGCTTCCAGAAACCGGGCTAATCCCGGCGGTTCTTGAGCGGCCTGGGAATGAATTTCGACAAACCGGTCTTACCTGTAAACTCGCCGTCTTCAAGGATCACCCTCCCCCTGAGAATCGTGTATCGAACCGAACCCGTCAATTCCCAACCTTCAAAGGGGCTGAAGTCCGATATGTGATAGAGCCTGTCCGCCCGGACCGTGGACTTCTTGGTCAAGTCCACGACAGCCAGATCGGCATCCGCCCCCACCTCTATGACCCCCTTGCGGGGCAGCAGCCCGAAGTTCCTGGCAACGTTGTAGCTGCACACTTCCGCCACCTTGTTGATCGTAATCCTCCCCTTGTTGACCCCCTCGCTCAACAGGACCGGTATGAGCGTCTGGATTCCGGCCATCCCCACAGTGGCTGTCCAGAAATCGGTCTTGTGTTTCCTGGCGCAGGGGGCATGGTCAGAGCCGATACATTCGATAATCCCTTCCTCCAAGGCCTCCCAAAGTCTCTCAGCATGAACCCTGTCCTTGCGCAGTGGAGGATTCACCTTGCCGAGGGTCCTGTCCACATCGTCCGCCGTGAGGGTGAGATACTGCACGCACGTCTCACCCGTGGCCCTTATCCCTCTCTCCTTTGCCTTCTTCAACTCCCTTACTCCCTCCTTGGTACTCATGTGGACGATGTAGAAGGGGCAGCCGGTGTCTTCTGAGAAGGCGACCATCCTCCCTATCGCCTCATACTCACAGACAGGAGGCCGCACGTCATCCCAGGTCACCCGGGCTTCACTGCCTGCCTTCATGAACAGATCTTTCAGTTTGAAGACGATCTCTATGTTCTCGCAGTGAACCAGGGCCCTGGCCGGGTATCCCAATTTGGCGATCTCTCTGAATCCAAGGTAGACGATTCCGTCGTCGATCCCCACAAGGGGCAACACGACCTCAGATCCCCTGTAGGGAAGGAAAAACTTGAAGGAAGAGACCCCCAGATCCGCCATCTTCGGAATCTCCTCTATCTGGTCAACCGTGAAGATCGCCATGTGAAAACCGGCATCCACGTACGAGTGGGCCTCGAAGACGGTCTTGGCCTCGGTGAAGAACTCCGCCAGGCTTCCTGGACAACTGAGGAAGTCGATCACCGTGGTATATCCACCGGCAGCAGCGGCCTTTGTCGAGGCTTCGGTCGCTTCCACCAGATCCCAGTCAGGCCAATCCACATGCATGTGAGGGTCAATGAACCCAGGCAGCACGTAGTCTCCTCCGGCATCGATTTCCCTGACTGCCTCGGGCAGCAAGTGGTCAGGGGCGATCATCACAATCTGGCCATCCTTTATGGCCAGGCCCGCAGACAGAGTCTGGTCCGGTTTGACGATACGACAATTGGTGATTTTCAAATCGACCTTCATCTCTCTATACTCCTTTCACTCCCGTAGTGACTCGCCTCTGCCCCGGGAACCATCCCGGCCGGGGCCCAACGCCCCGGCACAAACCTCCGATATTGCTCTCCTGCCCGACAAAAGGGATGCAGTCGTCCTCTTCCGGCAATCCCGCGTCGGAAAGAACCGGCCGGCCCCCCGTTCACCCCTTCCCTCCCATCCAGTCGAGAACGATTCTGTTGACCAACCGCTCCCTGTCCAACAGCCTGGGATCCGAGAAACCCGGTGTCCAGGCGTCACGGGAGAGCAAGTCGGAAACGAGCAGGAGGGCGACAACACCGATCATCCGCAACGATGCGACGGCAAACAGGGCGGACATCTCCATCTCCACCGCCAGTACCCCCCTGGTACGGTAATCCTCTATCTTGTCTCTCGTTTCACGGTAGAGGGCATCCGTCGTCCACACCGGCCCGGCTCTGATACTCACACCCCTTCTCTCCAGGTACTGCTCCAGGCTGAGAAAAAGCTCTTTATCGGGCCGGCACTCCACCCCTCGAGGCAGGTAGTGATACGAGGTACCGTCTTCGCGCAACGCGAGGGAGGGTAGAACCATATCCCCGAGGCCGAGGCTCTCCTGGATCGATCCGCAATAACCGAGAAACAGAGCCCGGTTGACTCCGAAGGCTATGAGCTCCTCGAGGAGCATCGCGGCCGCAGGACTACCGTATGGAGACATTGTCAAAACCAGCCGCTCCGTCCCTGCCCCGGCCAGAAAGAGCTTCGGATTCCGCCTTCGCCACGCCTCGCATCTCCTTGCACTGCAACCTCGAACAAGGCCGTCCAGCATCCTCGAGCTGAATGTCACGATCGCTCTGGGCGGCAACTCGAGGACCTCATCCCCTGAAGACCTCGGTAGAACGAGATGTCTTACCATATCCCGAGCGCCTATCACTCCTTCTGCCTGGGGGTCGAAAAAATCCACGACTACTCCTTGGAAAGGGACAGTACGACGCTTCTCAGCGCCGCCGTCTTCTTCTCAAGCTCCTCCATCGTCTTCTTCTCCCTCTGGATCGCCCTCCTGAGCCGGAGACGCATAACCGCGTCCAGCAAACCACCGGCCGCCATCCCGAAGAGAACAGAAAGCAGAACGGCCAAAAACAGGGGAAGCTCGACAGAGTCGATCAGGTGGAAGTACCTTAACCGGACGCTTTCATAATTCTTCAATGAAAACGTGATCGTAGCCGCCAGGAGCAGCCCGTAGAGGAGTGTTCTCAGGATTTTCATTCACTTCTCTCGGTCCATCTCCTTCAGCACGGAAAGGAGCTTCCCGAAGGTCTTGTCGAGGGACTCGGGTACGACCGTTGTTCCGCTCAAAACGGGCATGAAATTGGTATCGCCGCTCCATCTGGGAACCACGTGGAAATGGAGATGGTCGGCAATCCCAGCCCCTGCAATCTGCCCGATATTCA
It contains:
- a CDS encoding ABC transporter ATP-binding protein; translation: MLEISDLDVHYGVIPAIEGVSLRVGDGKIVALVGANGAGKSTTLKATVGVLRPKKGTILYDGVDVTGLSADKRVRMGIVLVPEGRQIFTTLTVKENLVIGAYHRRDTEGIKKDMQWIYDLFPVLKERESQLAGTLSGGEQQMLAFGRGLMSQPKLLLLDEPSLGLAPLTVRGVYDAIQKILGAGLTILLVEQNVNIALRLATYVYVMEAGRIAMQGRPEEIMENEDIKKAYLGG
- a CDS encoding LapA family protein, which translates into the protein MKILRTLLYGLLLAATITFSLKNYESVRLRYFHLIDSVELPLFLAVLLSVLFGMAAGGLLDAVMRLRLRRAIQREKKTMEELEKKTAALRSVVLSLSKE
- a CDS encoding branched-chain amino acid ABC transporter permease — encoded protein: MYASGYIAQQVLNGTVLGSMYALLALGMTVIYGILRLINFAHGAVITIGAFCFYVLFVSLHLPFLAAIALVVIFGGITGILLDLVAYRKIRGGPEVALLITSLGFYIFIENLVKMLASPQPYAFRPPPFLSQVNQTAGGVTFLTIDIFILLVSVGIMVFFALFVKKTKVGIAMRAIAESGETARLVGIDINRVIGLAFVLASAIAAITGFMWGGKYGQISYAMGFMAGVKAFVAVVIGGIGSIPGAMVGGYVLGIAETFSVALLPPGYAEYRDGIVFAILILVLLLKPSGIMGERAKV
- a CDS encoding creatininase family protein → MNPIKLEEHNQHSFQEAGIDKAILAVGSTESHGEHLPFGCDTFVSYEIALEVASRLDKTVVAPPVWYGMSLHYRHKPMCISLSNDTLTRVIRDVLESLIYWGIRKVLIINGHDGNIPPIEVAARDIKLEYPDMGLAVLDAWWVTAGNLLPEDTFEVWNGLGHGGEGEMSIGLAIFPELCDPSRAKGRIPDMDPNVKLIWNFQELTDLGATGAPEKGTAEKGRKMKEVLVDYLVGFVKRMEKQNWRYTRE
- a CDS encoding nucleoside phosphorylase, encoding MDFFDPQAEGVIGARDMVRHLVLPRSSGDEVLELPPRAIVTFSSRMLDGLVRGCSARRCEAWRRRNPKLFLAGAGTERLVLTMSPYGSPAAAMLLEELIAFGVNRALFLGYCGSIQESLGLGDMVLPSLALREDGTSYHYLPRGVECRPDKELFLSLEQYLERRGVSIRAGPVWTTDALYRETRDKIEDYRTRGVLAVEMEMSALFAVASLRMIGVVALLLVSDLLSRDAWTPGFSDPRLLDRERLVNRIVLDWMGGKG
- a CDS encoding branched-chain amino acid ABC transporter permease: MNNRTTARERKAIPGHFKALLAIVLFFLLLGGAHLVLSRYLMYIISVMGIYIIATVSLNLTNGYAGLFSLGHAGFMAIGAYASTLLTFPVSLRQAYDLPLLPALLGGQGYQWPFLPAILVAGILAAFGAVLIGAPVLRLRGHYLAVATLGFMVIITTMAKTLKWLTRGSAGIQVIPHYTNVWWVYVWALITVYVIWRIINSSYGRAMMAIRDDETAAQSQGINLVKYKLLSFVIGAFFAGVAGGLYAHLARAIRPYEFSFTMTFEIVIMLVIGGAGTMIGPVVGAALLITLGYALKPLEESLRLYGLIELVYASLLIVIMLWRPQGIVGGNLTLQGLGQWFRRLLGSTGERHKGTLPDPP
- a CDS encoding amidohydrolase family protein, with protein sequence MKVDLKITNCRIVKPDQTLSAGLAIKDGQIVMIAPDHLLPEAVREIDAGGDYVLPGFIDPHMHVDWPDWDLVEATEASTKAAAAGGYTTVIDFLSCPGSLAEFFTEAKTVFEAHSYVDAGFHMAIFTVDQIEEIPKMADLGVSSFKFFLPYRGSEVVLPLVGIDDGIVYLGFREIAKLGYPARALVHCENIEIVFKLKDLFMKAGSEARVTWDDVRPPVCEYEAIGRMVAFSEDTGCPFYIVHMSTKEGVRELKKAKERGIRATGETCVQYLTLTADDVDRTLGKVNPPLRKDRVHAERLWEALEEGIIECIGSDHAPCARKHKTDFWTATVGMAGIQTLIPVLLSEGVNKGRITINKVAEVCSYNVARNFGLLPRKGVIEVGADADLAVVDLTKKSTVRADRLYHISDFSPFEGWELTGSVRYTILRGRVILEDGEFTGKTGLSKFIPRPLKNRRD